The Electrophorus electricus isolate fEleEle1 chromosome 8, fEleEle1.pri, whole genome shotgun sequence genome contains the following window.
CATGTTCTCTGTTAGCTGGAAGTCTGCTTTTACAATTCAGGAGAAAGAGTGGTGTAAGATGAGACAGACCCTCTGCCTTGGTCAAAAGTCTATAAACTCCTTCCTCTTGGGGCTGATTATCATAACAGGTGGGGTGATAATCCCCACCTCATTAGGTGAGGCGGGTGGGGTTGATGGTTCCGTGTAAATTCTTCATGTTATTAGGAGATTGATGTGATCTGCTGTGTATTTATTCTTATATGATCAATCTAGACAAAGAGTTAAAATTACTACAGTTACAAggtcacacagtgttagagtaCATTAAGGAAAAAGGTTTAACCAATCAGTATGATCAAATTATTTCACCACTTTAATAAACTATGCACCTCAGTGCTTCACAGTCCATAtcaagttaaaatgttttacaagagAGACATAATAAAAGCTGCTACTCTACTGCCTCAGTAACTGACGCTCCAGAACAGAAACTGTGATGATCTTCAGTAATCAGACCTGCTCAAGTACCACAGAACCAATTTGAAAGGCAGGAGGCGAGATGTTTGTAATCACATCACCATAAATgtctctgaatccttaatgaGCTCAGTAACTGGGTTGTAGCCAATATGTCCATCACatggaggaacagcagcagcaaaggtCATATAAGGTGGGAGGTAAATGCTAAATTACATTCTGCATATCTTATGTTATTCCTTCCACCACAGTGTATGGGCACCAGTCATACCCTGgtttcatcactgtttccaATGCTGATACAtgctattgaaaaaaacaaaccaacactggCGGTAAGGTACCTGGAAAAAGCAAGAACCTGGATTGGTGAACTTATTGCAGATGTGGACAAGATGGTGCAAAGGTaacaacatgtattttttgcagcctagatcaccatgatgtatagaaatggtgtgaagcagtgctgttctgttagtagagaaatgcatgtcagattaatagtttgaaagttaaataattattagcttttagagttcttcaatttcagttttattctggtgTCTGTGACGCCTGTGCTGATGTGAAGATTGATATGTAGTactttaaagctgcactatgtagaTTTTTAGAATTGGCGACCACTCTGGTGGAAGTATGCAACCGCATGAATCatgaacattttgtaaagtgggttgtgctgCCTTCCATTTCCCCAAGTGAATTTATCTAATGATTGCAAGAGTATTCATGTTAAAGGAGTGTTCACAGAGAATTTGATCAGATCTCTCTGGAATGCTCTGTCAGGATGTAAGTGCATTATCTAACTTACTCTTGTAATCATCCAGCAGGTACGCGACAGCCTGGTAGCACAGGTGAAATGTTAGCCAAGTTTCATTTAAAGTTATCGTTGCATACatgaaatgagagagatggTAGCACTGGAAATAATCTGAGAGTTTAAAGGCTTTCTTTGTTCAGACATAAGAGGACaaactctgaaacaaaaaagacactgtcAGCAAAGTGATTATATCATAACATTAGCGAATTTGCCAGCTAACATTGGCTACATAGCTAAAACAGCTTAACATTTACCTTGTACAATACACAAGATAACATTAAATtccaaatcaataataaattgcttgtttgcttgctagctagcaaaccaCCAACATAATGTACCTGTAcagcaatcaaaaataaacgAACATTCCTGAACCCCTGCAGGCTGTTGCCACCCCTGAAAAGTCAACACAATGTGTAGGAGTCACATGCGGGTAATGCTGCAGAGGATGACTGGGGTTGCCGTTCTGATGTCTCCATATGAGGCAGTATCTCTATCCTTCAATTCACTGACTTTcagcactgtacacatgcacaggtatatcagaactgtgagccacgccccctgtAACATTACTCAGGGAAACGGCCAATCGAGCTGGACCTTGTTTTTGATCCTGTGCGTGTGATTCGTTAATTCATAAAGACATCTGATGTGGTTCAGAAAACTCTTGCCAAATCTGATCCAACAGTTCTgaatctgaatgaatatttcatgctttatagGGTGACTTGCAGAAAGACACTATATTTTAGCAGAAGGTTTTTCCTCTTGGCTTAGTAATGTGACttctttcaattttaacaaacaaatgttacctagtgcagctttaatgacacagtgacataGACTGATAACAAATAGCTGGAATCTTCtcaacctacagacacacaaagtaaatgaatgttgactattttcacacttttaataTTTAGCTATGTTCAACACAACGGAGACGTGGCCACAActaccagtgacatcatcactgaaaaggcaaacactgaGGCCAAGTCTGAGCAGCTTTCCAAGGAAGTTCAGGAAATGGAGGGAGCTATAAAGACCCTTGAAGAAAAGCTTGCCGGAGTTAGGAACGAGCTTGAAGACACCAAAAGGAAGATAGATGCCAAAAACCTGGAACTTGAGAGTTATGTAAGGGACGTGACAAGCAAAAGCTCAGGCCTCGGAATCTTCGCTGCGATTGTGCCGTTCATTGGGCCAATCGTCAAGTCCATTTACGATGCCGCAACATCCCccgctgctgctgcaaaaatCAAAGCTCTTGAAAACCAGCTGAATCAGCTCACCTCTCAAAAGACGGCTCTGATGAACCAACAGTGGAGCATTGAGGTCCAGCAGATTGACTTACAGATGAAACTGGCCAAAGTAAAAATCGACAAGGGTGAGTGATGATTGGGTGATGTCTGCTGGATGACTGTTTTTGGTTATgtatgcttgtctgtctgttaacAGTTTTTTGAATAAGCTCAtgggttctgtgtgtagtgttactggaccagttcatctccacacatgtacattagtaaatgagactgtaaacaatctatttttaagaatacaaaagtacacagagctctgaaaacacttccatagcaaaacactgcacaatttTCCTGTCCTGTACTCATTgttggtttaaataagcagtctgtttctgtttgtgtgtaccaggCTCTATACCCAGCCCTGTCCACCTGAACGAGGTCCAGCGATATCTGACAACTTCTGTTCTTAAAGACTCAAGGTAATCTTTCACTGATATgggtattttgtgttattttcatgttatgtggcTTCATGTGACCTGTCGTACTACAGTCGTCATAGCAACACTAGGTCTGTTTACAACACTACTACATTAGTTGGAGCACTTGGAGCTGTTGCGTCTATATGCTCCTGGATCTCCTCCCACATGATCTACTGCCACCTCATGATTTACACAAGCGCTGGCCACAAAGAAGTAGGTGGCTCTGAAAAACAGATTCATTGAGCTGCTGTAATGGCCAGTTTCACATGTCAGTAAAGTTAATTATGGGAgattaaaagaggagaaagatttttttttttcagccttgaATGATTTGAGGCTTAGATGAGAAAGCTACGCTATTTTAATcaggtacacatacattgtaaattgtgtatgactgactacaaTGTCATATAGTTCTGATTAAAAAAGGAATGACTGATTGTACCTAAAtacagaaaatcaatattatcTATAAAAATTACCAAAATATAACCACCAATTAACAggatttgatttgacagcctcagAGGGGAAATGCCAAGTAGCATTTAGTATATTAGTGTTGGATGGTTGCTGAAGTCTGGTCCAAAACTTTAATTTTCCTTAGCTGTTCCATAAAACTGTCAGACTCTTTCTGCCACACGGCGTCTGAGGGATGATGGATTGATCTCCCAGAACTTTTCACtgaattttgaatattttagc
Protein-coding sequences here:
- the LOC118241840 gene encoding uncharacterized protein LOC118241840 encodes the protein MERLLKKRAVETQLLFGSSEALLLKCMGTSHTLVSSLFPMLIHAIEKNKPTLAVRYLEKARTWIGELIADVDKMVQSYVQHNGDVATTTSDIITEKANTEAKSEQLSKEVQEMEGAIKTLEEKLAGVRNELEDTKRKIDAKNLELESYVRDVTSKSSGLGIFAAIVPFIGPIVKSIYDAATSPAAAAKIKALENQLNQLTSQKTALMNQQWSIEVQQIDLQMKLAKVKIDKGSIPSPVHLNEVQRYLTTSVLKDSSSAAAPPESELAAVSEVLALSANFT